In a genomic window of Streptomyces sp. NBC_01231:
- a CDS encoding class F sortase yields MVPRRRSRRPWYRTRAYRLVRTVMIVAVLATLVRCGGHEQLTAPDQAGGAAPPRPLPRSPATSLRVPSLKIDAPIVGMRLGPDRQLGTPPLDKPKLVGWYQDGPTPGEKGTAIAVGHRDTKTGPAVFAALAQVDPGSHIEARRADGRTAVYTVDRVKVFDKSKFPDKEVYGPSRRPELRVLTCGGLFNRRTGYTSNVVVFAHLTATR; encoded by the coding sequence ATGGTGCCGCGTAGGCGTAGCCGCAGGCCCTGGTACCGGACCCGCGCCTATCGCCTCGTCAGGACGGTCATGATCGTGGCCGTCCTGGCGACGCTCGTCCGGTGCGGGGGGCACGAGCAGCTCACCGCACCGGACCAGGCCGGGGGAGCCGCACCGCCCAGGCCGCTGCCCCGGTCGCCGGCGACCAGCCTGCGCGTCCCGTCCCTGAAGATCGACGCGCCGATCGTCGGAATGCGGCTCGGTCCCGACCGGCAACTCGGGACACCACCGCTCGACAAGCCCAAACTCGTCGGCTGGTACCAGGACGGTCCCACCCCGGGTGAGAAGGGCACGGCCATCGCCGTCGGCCACCGCGACACCAAGACCGGCCCCGCGGTCTTCGCCGCCCTCGCGCAGGTGGACCCCGGAAGCCACATCGAGGCCCGGCGGGCCGACGGCCGAACCGCCGTCTACACCGTGGACCGGGTCAAGGTCTTCGACAAGTCCAAATTTCCCGACAAGGAGGTGTACGGGCCGAGCCGGCGCCCGGAGCTGCGGGTACTCACCTGCGGCGGCCTTTTCAACCGCAGGACGGGCTACACCAGCAACGTCGTCGTCTTCGCCCACCTGACCGCCACCCGCTGA
- a CDS encoding MFS transporter, which produces MRPGGNRGWLLRLVIAFSFAQGAVSMARPAVSYRALALGADERAIGVIAGVYALLPLFAAVPLGRRTDHGRCAPLLPVGVVLISGGCAMSGAANSLWAMAIWSGVMGLGHLCFVIGAQSLVARQSAPHEQDRNFGHFTIGASLGQLVGPIAAGALIGGRDMAGTSALALVVAGAGAAVAFTSLWRIEDRTTVKSRTAQGDRVPVQRILRARGVPAGIFVSLSVLSATDILTAYLPVVGEHRGIAPSVIGLLLSLRAAATIACRLVLTPLLRMLGRSLLLTVTCALAAVLCAGIALPVPVWALAVILAALGFCLGVGQPLSMTTVVQAAPDAARSTALALRLTGNRLGQVAAPAAAGLVAGVAGVAAPFVMLGALLLLSAGTALRAPTPSGDGQAAGPAPQGSGSGTRLRRSSDI; this is translated from the coding sequence ATGAGGCCCGGTGGGAACCGCGGCTGGCTGCTTCGCCTCGTCATCGCCTTCAGCTTCGCGCAGGGGGCGGTGTCGATGGCCCGGCCCGCCGTCTCCTACCGGGCCCTCGCGTTGGGCGCGGACGAGCGGGCGATCGGTGTCATCGCGGGCGTGTACGCACTGCTGCCGCTCTTCGCCGCGGTGCCGCTGGGCCGCCGTACCGATCACGGCCGCTGCGCGCCCCTGCTGCCGGTCGGCGTGGTCCTGATATCCGGCGGCTGCGCGATGAGCGGTGCCGCCAACTCCCTGTGGGCGATGGCGATCTGGAGCGGAGTGATGGGACTCGGCCACCTCTGCTTCGTGATCGGCGCCCAGTCGCTCGTCGCCCGCCAGTCCGCGCCGCACGAACAGGACCGCAACTTCGGCCACTTCACCATCGGCGCCTCCCTCGGCCAGCTGGTCGGCCCGATCGCCGCGGGCGCGCTGATCGGCGGCCGGGACATGGCCGGCACCAGCGCGCTCGCCCTCGTCGTGGCGGGCGCGGGAGCGGCGGTCGCGTTCACCTCGCTGTGGCGCATCGAGGACCGTACGACCGTCAAGTCCCGTACCGCACAAGGCGACCGCGTCCCCGTCCAGCGCATCCTGCGCGCCCGGGGCGTCCCCGCCGGCATCTTCGTCAGCCTCTCCGTGCTGTCCGCGACGGACATCCTCACCGCCTACCTCCCGGTGGTCGGCGAACACCGGGGCATCGCCCCGTCCGTGATCGGCCTCCTGCTCAGCCTGCGCGCCGCGGCCACGATCGCCTGCCGTCTGGTGCTGACGCCGCTGCTGCGGATGCTGGGCCGGTCGCTGCTGCTGACCGTCACCTGTGCGCTGGCCGCCGTGCTGTGCGCCGGCATCGCGCTGCCGGTGCCGGTCTGGGCGCTGGCCGTGATCCTTGCCGCCCTCGGTTTCTGCCTCGGCGTCGGACAGCCGCTGTCCATGACGACGGTCGTCCAGGCCGCCCCCGACGCGGCCCGCTCCACCGCCCTCGCCCTGCGCCTGACCGGCAACCGCCTGGGCCAGGTCGCCGCGCCCGCCGCGGCCGGCCTGGTCGCGGGGGTCGCCGGCGTGGCCGCGCCGTTCGTGATGCTGGGGGCGCTGCTGTTGCTCTCGGCGGGCACCGCACTGCGCGCGCCGACGCCCTCTGGAGACGGTCAGGCGGCCGGGCCCGCCCCGCAGGGGAGCGGATCCGGGACCCGGTTGCGCCGGTCGAGCGATATCTGA
- a CDS encoding citrate:proton symporter, producing MLTILGFAMIATFLVLIMMKKMSPIAALVLIPALFCVFVGKGAKLGDYVIEGVTSLAPTAAMLMFAIVYFGVMIDVGLFDPVVRGILKFAKADPMRIVVGTAILAAIVSLDGDGSTTFMITVSAMYPLYKRLKMSLVVMTGVAAMANGVMNTLPWGGPTARAATALKLDASDIFVPMIPALAVGLLGVFVLSYVLGKRERKRLGVLTLGDVLVEEKVEEKESETVLVGAGSGASGTGKGAAATGGSGSGSDADADADAEGDAERFQVLDPNRATLRPKLYWFNALLTVVLLTSMIMEWLPIPVLFLLGAALVLTVNFPHIPDQKARLAAHADNVLNVSGMVFAAAVFTGVLQGTGMVDHMARWMVDVIPEGMGPHMALVTGVLSLPLTYFMSNDGFYFGVLPVLAEAGAAHGVTPLEMARASLVGQPLHMSSPLVPAVYVLVGMAKVEFGDHTKFVVKWAALTCLIILGAGILFGII from the coding sequence ATGCTGACCATCCTCGGCTTCGCCATGATCGCGACCTTCCTGGTCCTGATCATGATGAAGAAGATGTCGCCGATCGCGGCGCTCGTACTGATCCCGGCACTGTTCTGCGTCTTCGTCGGGAAGGGCGCCAAGCTCGGTGACTACGTCATCGAAGGCGTCACCAGCCTCGCCCCCACCGCGGCGATGCTCATGTTCGCGATCGTCTACTTCGGCGTGATGATCGACGTCGGCCTCTTCGACCCGGTCGTCCGCGGAATCCTGAAGTTCGCGAAGGCCGACCCGATGCGGATCGTCGTCGGCACGGCGATCCTCGCCGCGATCGTCTCGCTCGACGGCGACGGCTCGACCACCTTCATGATCACGGTCTCGGCGATGTACCCGCTGTACAAGCGCCTCAAGATGAGCCTCGTCGTGATGACCGGTGTTGCCGCGATGGCCAACGGCGTGATGAACACCCTGCCGTGGGGCGGCCCCACCGCCCGCGCCGCCACCGCGCTGAAGCTGGACGCCAGCGACATCTTCGTGCCGATGATCCCGGCCCTCGCCGTCGGCCTGCTCGGCGTCTTCGTCCTCTCGTACGTGCTCGGCAAGCGCGAGCGCAAGCGCCTCGGTGTCCTCACGCTGGGCGACGTCCTGGTGGAGGAGAAGGTCGAGGAGAAGGAGAGCGAGACGGTTCTGGTCGGCGCCGGTTCCGGTGCCTCCGGCACGGGCAAGGGCGCGGCGGCCACCGGCGGTTCCGGCTCCGGTTCCGACGCGGACGCCGACGCCGACGCCGAGGGTGACGCGGAGCGCTTCCAGGTCCTCGACCCGAACCGGGCCACCCTGCGCCCCAAGCTCTACTGGTTCAACGCGCTGCTGACGGTCGTCCTGCTCACCTCCATGATCATGGAGTGGCTGCCGATCCCGGTGCTGTTCCTGCTCGGCGCCGCGCTCGTGCTCACCGTGAACTTCCCGCACATCCCCGACCAGAAGGCGCGCCTGGCCGCGCACGCCGACAACGTCCTCAACGTCTCCGGCATGGTCTTCGCCGCCGCCGTCTTCACCGGCGTCCTCCAGGGCACCGGCATGGTCGACCACATGGCCCGGTGGATGGTGGACGTCATCCCCGAGGGCATGGGCCCGCACATGGCCCTCGTCACCGGTGTCCTGAGCCTCCCGCTCACCTACTTCATGTCGAACGACGGGTTCTACTTCGGCGTCCTCCCGGTCCTCGCCGAGGCCGGCGCGGCGCACGGTGTCACGCCGCTGGAGATGGCCCGCGCCTCGCTGGTCGGCCAGCCGCTGCACATGTCGAGCCCGCTCGTCCCGGCCGTGTACGTCCTGGTCGGCATGGCCAAGGTGGAGTTCGGCGACCACACGAAGTTCGTGGTCAAGTGGGCGGCGCTCACATGCCTCATCATCCTCGGGGCAGGCATCCTCTTCGGGATCATCTGA
- a CDS encoding molybdopterin oxidoreductase family protein, which produces MPRTALRICPLCEATCGLTLTIDGTRVTGARGDRDDVFSRGFICPKGASFGAVDGDPDRLRAPLVRKDGELREVSWEEAFDAVAAGIRPVVERYGPHAVGIVLGNPNVHTMAGGLYPTVLLAGLGTRSVFTASTVDQMPKHVSCGLMYGDANAIPVPDLDHTDHLLLIGANPLESNGSLCTAPDFPGKLKALKARGGTLTVIDPRRTRTARLADRHIPIRPGTDALLLAAAAYVLFEEDLVQLGALAPHVQGLEELRESVRDFAPEAVAGACDVDAATIRTLARELAAAPTAAVYGRIGSCTVQHGTLASWLVDVLNILTGNLDRPGGALFPQAATDKTPRPAGPGRGFALGRWHSRVGRHPEAKGELPLSALAEEIDTATEEGEPVRALIAVAANPVLSAPDGDRLDKALDSLDFMVSVDPYLNETSRHAHVVLPPPPPAQSPHHDFAFNTLAVRNQVRYTRPAVPLEPGRMAETEILARLVLAATGMHGADPSAVDDLVIGQTLGKAVSEPHSPVHGRDPKELAAQLTGESGPERRLDMMLRLGPYGDGFGVRPDGLNLDKLLAHPHGIDLGPLGSRLPQPLKTRSGKVELLPQPIADDLPRLRDALEQRPDGLVLVGRRHLRSNNSWMHNVPALTGGSNRCTLHIHPEDAERLGVRDATPVRVKGAGGEVTAPAEVTDSVRPGVVSLPHGWGHDRPGTRLSHAANDPGVNVNQLLDGTLLDPLSGNAVLNGIPVKVAATDRRGAENAPL; this is translated from the coding sequence GTGCCCCGCACCGCCCTGCGTATCTGCCCCCTCTGCGAGGCCACCTGCGGCCTCACCCTCACCATCGACGGGACCCGGGTGACCGGTGCCCGAGGTGACCGGGACGACGTGTTCAGCCGGGGGTTCATCTGCCCCAAGGGGGCCTCGTTCGGGGCTGTCGACGGCGACCCCGACCGGCTGCGCGCCCCGCTCGTCCGCAAGGACGGGGAGCTGCGGGAGGTGAGCTGGGAAGAGGCGTTCGACGCGGTCGCTGCCGGGATCCGGCCGGTCGTCGAACGGTACGGGCCGCACGCCGTCGGTATCGTCCTCGGCAACCCCAACGTGCACACCATGGCCGGAGGCCTCTATCCGACCGTGCTCCTCGCCGGGCTCGGCACGCGCAGCGTCTTCACCGCCTCCACGGTCGACCAGATGCCCAAGCACGTGTCGTGCGGCCTGATGTACGGCGACGCCAACGCGATCCCGGTCCCCGACCTCGACCACACCGACCATCTCCTCCTCATCGGCGCCAACCCCCTGGAGTCCAACGGGAGTCTGTGCACCGCCCCCGACTTCCCCGGCAAGCTCAAGGCGCTCAAGGCCCGCGGTGGCACGCTCACCGTCATCGATCCCCGCCGGACGCGGACCGCCCGGCTCGCCGACCGGCACATCCCGATCCGGCCCGGCACCGACGCCCTGCTGCTCGCCGCGGCGGCGTACGTCCTCTTCGAGGAGGACCTCGTGCAACTCGGCGCGCTGGCCCCGCACGTGCAGGGTCTCGAAGAACTCCGGGAATCCGTACGGGACTTCGCCCCGGAGGCGGTGGCGGGCGCGTGCGACGTTGACGCCGCGACCATCCGTACCCTCGCACGCGAACTGGCGGCCGCCCCCACCGCCGCCGTATACGGCCGCATCGGCAGCTGCACCGTCCAGCACGGCACCCTGGCCAGCTGGCTCGTGGACGTCCTCAACATCCTCACCGGCAACCTCGACCGGCCCGGCGGCGCCCTCTTCCCGCAGGCGGCCACCGACAAAACACCCCGGCCCGCCGGACCCGGCCGCGGGTTCGCGCTCGGGCGTTGGCACTCCCGGGTCGGCCGGCACCCGGAGGCCAAGGGGGAACTGCCGCTGTCCGCGCTCGCCGAGGAGATCGACACCGCGACCGAGGAGGGCGAGCCGGTCCGGGCACTGATCGCCGTCGCCGCCAACCCCGTCCTGTCCGCGCCCGACGGCGACCGGCTCGACAAGGCCCTCGACTCCCTCGACTTCATGGTCAGCGTCGACCCCTATCTCAACGAGACCTCACGGCACGCCCATGTCGTCCTGCCGCCGCCCCCGCCCGCCCAGAGCCCGCACCACGACTTCGCCTTCAACACCCTCGCCGTCCGCAACCAGGTCCGCTACACCCGCCCCGCCGTCCCCCTGGAGCCGGGCAGGATGGCCGAGACCGAGATCCTGGCCCGGCTGGTCCTGGCCGCGACCGGCATGCACGGCGCCGACCCGTCCGCCGTCGACGACCTGGTCATCGGCCAGACCCTCGGCAAGGCGGTGAGCGAACCGCACTCACCCGTGCACGGCCGGGACCCGAAGGAACTCGCCGCACAACTCACCGGCGAGAGCGGCCCCGAGCGGCGGCTCGACATGATGCTGCGCCTCGGTCCCTACGGCGACGGCTTCGGCGTACGACCGGACGGGCTCAACCTGGACAAGCTGCTGGCGCATCCGCACGGCATCGACCTCGGGCCGCTCGGCTCCCGGCTGCCGCAGCCCCTGAAGACCCGCAGCGGCAAGGTGGAACTGCTGCCGCAGCCGATCGCGGACGACCTGCCCCGGCTCAGGGACGCCCTGGAGCAACGCCCCGACGGGCTCGTCCTGGTCGGCCGCCGCCATCTGCGCTCCAACAACAGCTGGATGCACAACGTGCCCGCCCTCACCGGCGGCTCCAACCGCTGCACCCTGCACATCCATCCGGAGGACGCCGAACGGCTGGGCGTGCGCGACGCGACCCCCGTACGCGTCAAGGGCGCCGGGGGAGAGGTGACCGCTCCCGCCGAGGTCACCGACAGCGTGCGCCCGGGGGTGGTCAGCCTGCCGCACGGCTGGGGCCACGACCGGCCCGGCACCCGGCTCAGCCACGCCGCCAACGACCCCGGCGTGAACGTCAATCAGCTCCTCGACGGCACTCTGCTCGACCCGCTCTCGGGCAACGCGGTCCTCAACGGCATCCCCGTGAAAGTGGCCGCGACGGACCGACGCGGGGCCGAAAACGCACCCCTGTGA
- a CDS encoding TetR family transcriptional regulator gives MKPVPQATSLRRAPVQRRSAERLTRILDACADLLDEVGYDALSTRAVALRAEVPIGSVYRFFGNKRAMADALAQRNLERYTERVTERLEKTGAGDAPGSGGGGWRAAVDAVLDEYLAMKRTAPGFSLVDFGNQIPVGARYAEPNHRVADRLTDLLSGYLDREPDEDLRRVFLVAVETADTLVHLAFRVAPEGDARIIAETREMLRAYLARVLD, from the coding sequence ATGAAGCCCGTGCCCCAAGCGACATCGCTCCGCCGAGCGCCCGTGCAGCGGCGCAGTGCCGAACGCCTGACCAGGATCCTCGACGCCTGCGCCGATCTGCTCGACGAGGTCGGCTACGACGCCCTGAGCACCCGGGCCGTCGCCCTGCGTGCCGAGGTCCCCATCGGCTCGGTCTACCGCTTCTTCGGCAACAAGCGCGCGATGGCCGACGCGCTCGCCCAGCGCAACCTGGAGCGCTACACCGAGCGGGTCACCGAGCGCCTCGAGAAGACCGGCGCCGGGGACGCGCCCGGCTCGGGCGGGGGCGGCTGGCGCGCGGCGGTGGACGCCGTCCTTGACGAGTACCTCGCCATGAAGCGCACCGCGCCCGGCTTCTCCCTCGTCGACTTCGGCAACCAGATCCCGGTCGGCGCCCGCTACGCCGAGCCCAACCACCGAGTCGCCGACCGCCTCACCGACCTCCTCTCCGGCTACCTCGACCGTGAACCGGACGAGGACCTGCGCCGCGTCTTCCTCGTCGCCGTGGAAACCGCGGACACCCTCGTCCATCTCGCCTTCCGCGTGGCGCCGGAGGGGGACGCGAGGATCATCGCGGAGACGCGGGAGATGCTGCGGGCGTATCTGGCGCGGGTGCTGGACTGA
- the hmgA gene encoding homogentisate 1,2-dioxygenase, whose translation MSGDPRKTAEGLTYLSGFGNEHSSQAVPGALPDGRNSPQRAPLGLYAEQLSGTAFTEPRACNRRSWLYRIRPSAAHPAFTRTENGTIRTAPFTEAVADPNRLRWDPLPEPAPGTDFLAGLWTLGGNGDATQRTGMAVHLYHANASMDRVFSDSDGELLIVPERGGLLLRTEFGPLYVEPAQVALIPRGVRFRVELIEDFARGYVCENYGAPFRLPDLGPIGANGLANARDFLAPVAAYEEVEGPVEVVNKFCGNLWTATYDHSPLDVVAWHGNHVPYIYDLRRFNVLGTISYDHPDPSIFTVLTSPSDTPGLAGVDFVVFAPRWLVGEDTFRPPYFHRNVMSEYMGLVEGAYDAKTAGKGGFVPGGGSLHNMMSAHGPDRETFDRASAAELRPQKVDDGLAFMFETRWPLTLTPHAARAEHLQQRYDDVWQGLQRHFRPLH comes from the coding sequence ATGAGCGGGGACCCGCGGAAGACCGCGGAGGGGCTGACCTACCTCTCCGGTTTCGGCAACGAGCACAGTTCGCAGGCCGTCCCGGGCGCCCTGCCCGACGGCCGGAACTCGCCCCAGCGCGCACCCCTCGGGCTGTACGCGGAGCAGCTCAGCGGAACGGCGTTCACCGAGCCGCGGGCCTGCAACCGGCGCTCGTGGCTGTACCGGATCCGCCCCTCGGCCGCGCATCCGGCGTTCACCCGCACGGAGAACGGCACGATTCGTACGGCGCCCTTCACGGAGGCGGTGGCCGACCCGAACCGGCTGCGCTGGGACCCGCTGCCCGAACCGGCACCGGGAACCGACTTCCTCGCGGGGCTGTGGACCCTCGGCGGCAACGGCGACGCGACCCAGCGCACCGGCATGGCCGTGCACCTGTACCACGCCAACGCCTCGATGGACCGCGTCTTCAGCGACTCCGACGGGGAGTTGCTGATCGTGCCTGAGCGCGGCGGACTGTTGCTGCGCACCGAGTTCGGACCGCTGTATGTGGAGCCGGCCCAGGTGGCGCTGATCCCTCGTGGGGTGCGCTTCCGTGTGGAGCTGATCGAGGACTTCGCCCGGGGTTATGTGTGCGAGAACTACGGCGCCCCCTTCCGCCTCCCCGACCTCGGCCCCATCGGCGCCAACGGCCTCGCGAACGCCCGGGACTTCCTGGCCCCGGTCGCCGCGTACGAGGAGGTCGAGGGCCCGGTGGAGGTGGTCAACAAGTTCTGCGGCAACCTCTGGACGGCGACCTACGACCACTCACCGCTCGACGTGGTCGCCTGGCACGGCAACCATGTGCCGTACATCTACGACCTGCGCCGTTTCAATGTGCTCGGCACCATCTCGTACGACCACCCGGACCCGTCGATCTTCACGGTGCTGACCTCCCCGTCCGACACCCCGGGCCTGGCCGGCGTCGACTTCGTGGTGTTCGCGCCGCGCTGGCTGGTGGGCGAGGACACCTTCCGGCCGCCGTACTTCCACCGGAACGTGATGAGCGAGTACATGGGCCTGGTCGAGGGCGCGTACGACGCCAAGACAGCCGGGAAGGGGGGCTTCGTACCCGGGGGCGGCTCGCTGCACAACATGATGTCGGCGCACGGGCCGGACCGGGAGACCTTCGACCGGGCCAGCGCCGCCGAGCTGCGTCCGCAGAAGGTGGACGACGGGCTGGCGTTCATGTTCGAGACACGGTGGCCGCTGACCCTGACACCGCACGCGGCCCGGGCGGAGCACCTGCAACAGCGTTACGACGACGTGTGGCAGGGCCTGCAGCGGCATTTCCGCCCCTTGCACTGA
- a CDS encoding GntR family transcriptional regulator, with amino-acid sequence MTSFAPDSIVLNRKLPLWYQVSQSLRASILGRSPRDPLRLPTEEQLAGHYGVSVLTMRQALKELEDEGLITRHRRRGTFIEPDARRGAPVRLLGSVDAIVAQQSGMATQLLDHGKGPAPAELAEFFPDLGEVATYHRLRSDEKTGEPTNHARNYVRPELAASIDLDDLARWPMTKVLRDVVGADISRITDTVEARLADPETARLLQVPLLSPILHYTGVTYDGEGRVLDAAVIHYRGDRFSFTVTLDAT; translated from the coding sequence GTGACCTCCTTCGCCCCGGACTCGATAGTCCTGAACCGCAAGCTGCCGCTCTGGTACCAGGTGTCGCAGTCGCTGCGTGCCTCGATACTCGGCCGCTCGCCCCGGGACCCCCTGCGGCTGCCCACCGAGGAGCAGCTCGCGGGGCACTACGGGGTGAGCGTCCTGACCATGCGGCAGGCGCTGAAGGAGTTGGAGGACGAGGGACTGATCACCCGCCACCGCCGCCGCGGCACCTTCATCGAGCCGGACGCCCGCAGGGGTGCTCCCGTACGGCTGCTGGGCTCGGTGGACGCGATCGTGGCCCAGCAGTCCGGTATGGCGACACAGCTGCTGGACCACGGCAAGGGGCCGGCGCCGGCCGAACTCGCCGAGTTCTTCCCGGATCTCGGGGAGGTGGCGACGTACCACCGGCTCCGCTCCGACGAGAAGACCGGCGAACCGACCAACCACGCCCGCAACTACGTCCGGCCCGAACTCGCCGCGTCCATCGACCTGGACGACCTGGCGCGCTGGCCGATGACCAAGGTGCTGCGGGATGTCGTCGGGGCGGACATCAGCCGCATCACGGACACGGTGGAGGCCCGGCTGGCGGACCCGGAGACGGCCCGCCTGCTCCAAGTCCCGCTGCTCAGCCCGATCCTGCACTACACGGGCGTGACCTACGACGGTGAGGGCCGGGTGCTGGACGCGGCCGTCATCCACTACCGGGGGGATCGTTTCTCCTTCACGGTCACGCTCGACGCCACGTAG
- a CDS encoding DNA methyltransferase yields the protein MPSVTHDDAPPLADLMPWSVAPPRLGRGWPAGPDPASLKARWDALLKAEGPDREALFEPTRSRTLHSAVGRLPGPSGGTEKLVRASGPCPQPVRVLHAPFDEQWLIPDQRLIDSARPELWRVADEQQIFVAETPDAAGPQLLATSLLPLLRPGRIRPLHRRPGGAEPNLAPGLLEHLAGRLGLSPTPADLLAWIVTAARPGLTVPLTEDPELWSHGVELGHRTLWLMRRDGARPKLPGGRRPYVRAPLPDRPLTLHYDRDEESLHLDDGRISPVPPEAWDFEVSGVRVLEQWFTNRTATADPGTLAAIRPAAWPQTWTSELLELITVLALLAELGPRRAEFTMTAPITASELRKAGILPVPEAARRPASVLDHHEEGPEGQFALL from the coding sequence ATGCCCAGCGTGACGCACGACGACGCTCCGCCGCTGGCGGACCTCATGCCGTGGTCCGTCGCACCGCCCCGGCTCGGCCGGGGGTGGCCGGCGGGTCCCGACCCGGCATCCCTGAAGGCCCGCTGGGACGCCCTGCTGAAGGCCGAGGGCCCGGACCGGGAGGCCCTGTTCGAACCCACCCGTTCCCGCACGCTCCACTCGGCCGTCGGCCGGCTGCCGGGCCCGTCCGGCGGCACGGAGAAGCTGGTGCGCGCCTCGGGACCCTGCCCGCAACCCGTACGGGTGCTGCACGCCCCCTTCGACGAGCAGTGGTTGATCCCCGACCAGCGACTGATCGACAGCGCCCGGCCGGAGCTGTGGCGGGTGGCCGACGAACAGCAGATCTTCGTCGCGGAGACACCCGACGCGGCCGGCCCCCAACTGCTCGCGACCTCACTGCTCCCGCTCCTTCGCCCCGGCCGGATCCGCCCCCTCCACCGCCGCCCCGGCGGCGCGGAACCGAACCTGGCGCCGGGCCTGCTGGAGCACCTGGCCGGCCGCCTCGGCCTCTCCCCCACCCCGGCGGACCTGCTGGCCTGGATCGTGACGGCGGCCCGCCCCGGCCTGACCGTCCCGCTCACCGAGGACCCCGAACTCTGGTCACACGGCGTCGAACTGGGCCACCGCACGCTCTGGCTGATGCGCCGCGACGGCGCCCGCCCCAAACTCCCCGGTGGGCGCCGCCCCTATGTCCGCGCCCCGCTGCCCGACCGTCCGCTGACCCTGCACTACGACCGCGACGAGGAGTCCCTGCACCTCGACGACGGCCGTATCTCCCCGGTCCCCCCTGAGGCCTGGGACTTCGAGGTGTCGGGGGTACGGGTCCTGGAGCAGTGGTTCACGAACCGCACGGCGACGGCCGACCCGGGCACGCTGGCCGCGATCCGCCCGGCGGCCTGGCCACAGACGTGGACGTCGGAACTGCTGGAGCTGATCACCGTGCTCGCGCTGTTGGCGGAACTGGGCCCACGGCGGGCGGAGTTCACCATGACCGCCCCGATCACGGCATCGGAGCTGAGGAAGGCGGGCATCCTGCCGGTGCCCGAGGCGGCACGTCGGCCGGCCTCGGTCCTCGACCACCACGAGGAAGGCCCGGAAGGACAGTTCGCCCTGCTCTGA
- a CDS encoding TetR/AcrR family transcriptional regulator produces the protein MAGRAAVPEVIWARPERAGRGPRPAFTRADIAAAAVRIADAQGLDGVSMRHVAAELGCGTMSLYNYVPRKEDLYELMVDAVGGEHELWEPSGDWRADMLRVAHQTRAAMHRHPWLPRLMSPVYGFSPNALRYLEYCMSCMDSLDAPSGTKMELLGMLNGCVTAYVATELSSAERARSLPWSEGEENAVRIAYLGSRVASGAYPRLAAAFAEDAGPIDMEAVFERMLERVLDAFEPKA, from the coding sequence ATGGCGGGCCGAGCGGCGGTACCCGAAGTGATCTGGGCCCGTCCCGAGCGCGCGGGCCGGGGACCGAGACCGGCGTTCACGCGTGCGGACATCGCGGCGGCGGCGGTGCGGATCGCCGACGCGCAGGGGCTGGACGGCGTCTCCATGCGGCATGTCGCGGCCGAACTGGGCTGCGGGACGATGTCGCTCTACAACTACGTCCCCCGTAAGGAGGACCTGTACGAGCTGATGGTGGACGCGGTCGGCGGCGAGCACGAGTTGTGGGAGCCGAGCGGTGACTGGCGGGCGGACATGCTCCGGGTGGCGCACCAGACGCGGGCCGCCATGCACCGGCATCCGTGGCTGCCGCGGCTCATGTCACCTGTCTACGGCTTCAGCCCCAATGCCCTGCGCTATCTCGAGTACTGCATGAGCTGCATGGACTCCCTCGACGCACCCTCCGGTACGAAGATGGAGCTGCTCGGGATGCTCAACGGGTGCGTGACGGCGTACGTCGCGACCGAGCTGTCCTCGGCCGAGCGGGCACGGTCGCTGCCGTGGTCGGAGGGTGAGGAGAACGCGGTGCGGATCGCCTATCTGGGCAGCCGGGTCGCCTCCGGCGCCTATCCGAGGCTGGCCGCCGCGTTCGCCGAGGATGCGGGGCCGATCGACATGGAGGCGGTGTTCGAGCGGATGCTGGAACGCGTGCTGGACGCCTTCGAGCCCAAGGCGTAG